A DNA window from Brassica napus cultivar Da-Ae chromosome A4, Da-Ae, whole genome shotgun sequence contains the following coding sequences:
- the LOC106449510 gene encoding expansin-A22-like produces MKLNFEKMMYVKVLMMVIAIWFVPMTYSNEAQAPAGDVAEAPGTDRFNNDWYDARATFYGDIHGGDTQMGACGYGDLFKQGYGLATAALSPALFNDGYTCGACYEIMCTRDPQWCLPGSIKITATNLCPANYTKTTDIWCNPPQKHFDLSMPMFLKIAKYKAGVVPVRYRRIPCTKNGGVKFETSGNPYFLMILPYNVGGAGDINAMQIKGSTTGWINMRKNWGQHWTTNIVLTGQGLSFMVRTSDGVVKQFMNVAPNNWGFQQTFDGRINF; encoded by the exons ATGAAACTCAACTTCGAAAAAATGATGTATGTAAAAGTTCTGATGATGGTAATAGCGATATGGTTCGTGCCCATGACCTACAGTAATGAAGCCCAAGCACCCGCTGGTGATGTAGCCGAGGCACCCGGAACCGACAGATTCAACAATGATTGGTATGATGCACGAGCCACATTTTACGGTGACATCCATGGTGGAGACACTCAAA TGGGAGCTTGTGGATACGGTGATCTATTTAAACAAGGCTATGGTCTAGCCACGGCCGCGTTGAGCCCGGCGCTCTTCAACGACGGCTACACGTGCGGGGCTTGTTACGAGATCATGTGCACGCGTGATCCACAATGGTGTTTGCCCGGATCCATTAAAATCACAGCTACAAATTTATGTCCAGCAAATTACACCAAGACGACAGACATATGGTGCAACCCACCACAAAAACATTTTGATCTCTCAATGCCAATGTTCCTCAAGATCGCCAAGTACAAAGCTGGGGTTGTCCCGGTTAGATACAGACGTATTCCCTGTACGAAAAACGGTGGTGTCAAATTCGAAACCAGCGGAAACCCTTATTTCTTAATGATCTTGCCGTACAATGTAGGAGGCGCCGGAGATATTAATGCCATGCAGATTAAAGGAAGCACGACCGGATGGATAAACATGAGGAAGAATTGGGGACAGCACTGGACCACCAATATTGTGTTGACCGGACAAGGTTTATCATTCATGGTTAGAACAAGTGATGGGGTTGTTAAGCAATTTATGAATGTTGCACCAAATAATTGGGGATTtcaacagacatttgatggaagGATTAACTTTTAG
- the LOC125607912 gene encoding uncharacterized protein LOC125607912 — protein sequence MARKRLKISVPHFDNSDLIKSYALTLVGRCMNPEKQKVDALLVMLPKIWKVEERVTGADLGMGKFQFHFEREEDIEAVLEMQPYHFDYWMLALARWQPRMPRNFPYEIPFWIKVEGVPLEFWSTATFQSIGDAIGETTDVDLDFGKMRVVMDAAKELCFETTVDFKGGEFYEEEEAPVFLKYDKLFGFCKLCFKLCHDEDQCPLNPNPPKKQETKDGTEGKTEDRARSYKGVVINGEAGNQEVLNDQRGYYGKGKGKCMRNQRLSGSRSRKEEARGPHPIVPPTEERKNDQGHVIPVGNNQGTQSKMIDTGINGAQGPHEIP from the coding sequence ATGGCTCGGAAGAGGTTAAAGATTTCTGTTCCTCACTTTGATAACTCGGACCTGATCAAAAGCTATGCTTTGACATTGGTGGGGAGATGCATGAATCCGGAGAAGCAAAAGGTTGATGCGCTTCTGGTAATGCTACCTAAGATCTGGAAGGTGGAAGAGAGGGTAACGGGCGCTGATTTGGGAATGGGGAAGTTCCAGTTCCACTTTGAGAGAGAGGAAGACATTGAAGCGGTTCTGGAGATGCAGCCGTATCATTTTGATTACTGGATGCTCGCGTTGGCAAGATGGCAACCACGTATGCCTAGAAACTTCCCATATGAGATTCCTTTTTGGATCAAAGTGGAGGGAGTCCCGCTGGAGTTCTGGTCGACAGCAACATTCCAGAGCATAGGGGATGCTATTGGAGAGACCACAGACGTGGATTTGGACTTTGGCAAGATGAGGGTGGTTATGGATGCTGCTAAGGAATTGTGCTTTGAAACAACGGTTGATTTCAAAGGCGGTGAGTTCTATGAGGAGGAAGAGGCGCCGGTTTTCCTCAAATACGACAAGTTGTTTGGGTTTTGCAAGCTATGTTTCAAGCTGTGTCACGACGAGGACCAATGCCCGTTGAATCCGAATCCTCCAAAGAAACAAGAAACTAAGGACGGAACAGAAGGAAAAACGGAGGATCGGGCAAGGAGTTATAAGGGAGTGGTGATCAATGGGGAAGCAGGCAATCAGGAGGTTTTAAATGATCAGAGAGGTTACTATGGCAAAGGTAAAGGAAAATGTATGAGGAACCAGAGGCTAAGTGGGTCAAGGTCCCGGAAAGAGGAAGCAAGAGGCCCTCATCCTATCGTACCACCAACAGAGGAGAGGAAGAACGATCAAGGTCACGTAATACCCGTTGGGAACAACCAAGGTACTCAGTCCAAGATGATAGACACAGGTATCAACGGGGCGCAAGGACCGCACGAAATACCATAG
- the LOC106448228 gene encoding zinc finger BED domain-containing protein DAYSLEEPER-like, which yields METAMEVYNDVEMSTPPIKRRKKKSKVWEHFTIGVTEPGCRRAFCKGCNQSFAYSSGTKVAGTSHLKRHIDKGTCPALLHHTHDNNDNDNSQPMMTTPKSDHTPRRRYRTQNTYVPFDQDKCRHEIAKMIIMHDYPLHMVEHPGFVSFVQALHPQFDNVSFNNVQGDCVATYLSEKQNVIKSLEGIPGRLCLTLDMWTSKLTLGYVFITGHFIDSDWKIQKKLLNVLMEPYPESEEALSLAVSNCVSEWGLEGKLFSVAFNHPASKTAVENIRSLLCVRNPGVLDGQLVIGNCVARTFSGLAKDVLDKGKDVIKKIRDSVKHVKTSESHEERFVELKEQLQVPSDKVLCLDDKTQWNTTYNMLVAASELKEVFSCLDTADPDFKQPPSAEDWMHVESLCTFLKPLYEAASTLQSSGNPSAVTFFHEVWKTQSDLSRAIAGEDPYVAGIAKTMKEKVDKYWRECSLVLAMAVVMDPRFKMKLVEFSFSKIFGEDAGKNIKTVDDGIHELFNEYMALPAPLKPASEADGLSDFDNYILETTGQNLKSELDQYLDETLLPRVQEFDVLDWWKQNKLKYPTLCKMARDILSIPVSAAAFDYVFDMEPREMDEYKTSLRPETVEALICAREWLLESDASSQQMSSAVVNAEA from the coding sequence ATGGAGACAGCAATGGAGGTGTACAATGACGTTGAGATGAGCACACCACCGATCAAGCGACGCAAGAAGAAGTCAAAGGTGTGGGAACACTTCACCATCGGTGTTACAGAGCCTGGTTGCAGAAGGGCTTTCTGCAAGGGCTGTAACCAGAGCTTTGCTTACAGCAGCGGCACCAAAGTGGCTGGGACCAGCCACCTCAAGCGTCACATCGACAAAGGGACTTGCCCTGCGCTTCTTCATCATACCCATGACAACAATGACAACGACAACAGCCAACCGATGATGACGACTCCCAAGAGTGACCACACACCGAGAAGGCGTTACCGGACCCAGAACACTTACGTTCCGTTTGACCAGGACAAGTGTCGCCACGAGATTGCTAAGATGATCATCATGCATGACTACCCTCTTCACATGGTTGAGCATCCAGGGTTCGTCTCCTTCGTGCAGGCTCTTCACCCTCAGTTCGACAATGTGAGCTTCAACAACGTGCAAGGAGACTGTGTGGCGACTTACCTCTCCGAGAAGCAGAATGTCATCAAGTCTCTGGAAGGGATCCCTGGACGCTTGTGTCTCACGCTGGACATGTGGACGTCCAAGCTCACTCTTGGCTATGTGTTTATCACCGGTCACTTCATTGACAGTGACTGGAAGATACAGAAGAAGCTTCTCAATGTTCTGATGGAGCCCTATCCAGAATCTGAAGAAGCATTGAGTCTTGCTGTTTCCAACTGTGTTTCTGAGTGGGGTCTGGAGGGGAAGCTGTTCTCTGTTGCCTTCAACCATCCCGCGAGCAAAACTGCAGTTGAGAACATCAGATCTCTACTCTGTGTCAGGAACCCTGGAGTACTGGATGGTCAGTTGGTGATAGGGAACTGTGTTGCAAGAACATTCAGTGGCCTTGCTAAAGATGTTCTTGATAAAGGCAAAGATGTGATCAAGAAGATCAGGGACAGtgtgaagcacgtgaagacctCGGAGTCTCACGAGGAGAGGTTTGTTGAGCTAAAGGAGCAGCTTCAAGTTCCTAGCGACAAGGTGCTCTGTCTTGATGATAAGACGCAGTGGAACACAACGTATAACATGCTTGTGGCTGCTTCGGAGTTGAAGGAAGTGTTCTCTTGCTTAGACACTGCTGATCCTGACTTCAAGCAACCTCCTTCAGCAGAAGACTGGATGCACGTGGAGAGTCTTTGCACATTCCTGAAGCCTCTTTACGAAGCAGCCTCCACTCTTCAGTCTAGTGGAAACCCTTCTGCTGTGACCTTCTTCCATGAAGTGTGGAAGACACAGTCTGATCTCTCTCGGGCCATAGCAGGAGAGGATCCTTACGTTGCTGGTATAGCTAAAACCATGAAGGAGAAGGTCGACAAGTACTGGAGAGAGTGTAGCTTGGTTTTGGCAATGGCCGTTGTGATGGATCCTCGGTTCAAGATGAAGCTGGTGGAGTTCAGCTTCTCCAAGATATTCGGAGAAGACGCTGGGAAGAACATCAAGACCGTGGACGACGGGATCCACGAGCTCTTCAACGAGTACATGGCACTCCCTGCGCCGCTAAAACCAGCATCCGAAGCAGACGGGCTGTCTGATTTCGACAACTACATATTGGAGACAACGGGGCAGAACCTCAAGTCAGAGCTGGACCAGTACCTCGACGAAACGTTGCTTCCCAGGGTTCAGGAGTTTGATGTCCTCGACTGGTGGAAACAGAACAAGCTCAAGTACCCAACATTGTGCAAGATGGCTAGAGACATCCTCTCCATCCCGGTCTCCGCTGCAGCCTTCGACTATGTGTTTGACATGGAACCGAGGGAGATGGATGAGTACAAGACGTCACTGAGGCCTGAGACTGTGGAGGCGCTGATTTGCGCCAGGGAATGGCTTCTTGAGAGCGATGCTTCTTCTCAGCAAATGTCGAGTGCTGTTGTCAACGCTGAAGCCTAG
- the LOC106445950 gene encoding UDP-glucose 6-dehydrogenase 4-like — translation MVKICCIGAGYVGGPTMAVIALKCPHVEVAVVDISVPRINAWNSDQLPIYEPGLEDIVKQCRGKNLFFSTDVEKHVREADIVFVSVNTPTKTTGLGAGKAADLTYWESAARMIADVSVSDKIVVEKSTVPVKTAEAIEKILMHNSKGIKFQILSNPEFLAEGTAISDLFNPDRVLIGGRETPEGFKAVQTLKEVYANWVPEGQIITTNLWSAELSKLAANAFLAQRISSVNAMSALCESTGADVTQVAYAVGTDSRIGPKFLNASVGFGGSCFQKDILNLVYICQCNGLPEVAEYWKQVIKINDYQKNRFVNRIVSSMFNTVSNKKVAILGFAFKKDTGDTRETPAIDVCKGLLGDKAQISIYDPQVTEEQIQRDLSMKKFDWDHPLHLQPMSPTTVKQVSVKWDAYEATKDAHAVCVLTEWDEFKSLDYQKIFDNMQKPAFIFDGRNVLNVDKLREIGFIVYSIGKPLDAWVKDMPAFV, via the coding sequence ATGGTGAAGATCTGTTGTATTGGAGCTGGATATGTTGGTGGTCCAACGATGGCTGTGATTGCACTCAAATGCCCACACGTTGAAGTAGCAGTCGTTGACATCTCTGTTCCACGTATCAACGCATGGAACAGTGACCAGCTTCCCATCTACGAGCCTGGCCTTGAAGACATCGTCAAGCAATGCAGAGGCAAGAACCTCTTCTTCAGCACCGACGTTGAGAAGCACGTCAGAGAAGCTGATATCGTCTTCGTCTCTGTCAACACACCCACGAAAACCACTGGTCTTGGAGCTGGCAAAGCCGCCGATCTCACTTACTGGGAGAGTGCTGCTCGTATGATTGCTGACGTGTCCGTTTCCGACAAGATCGTGGTTGAGAAATCGACTGTGCCCGTGAAAACAGCTGAAGCCATCGAGAAGATCTTGATGCATAACAGCAAAGGGATCAAGTTTCAGATCCTTTCGAATCCTGAGTTTCTCGCGGAAGGAACTGCGATCAGTGATCTTTTCAACCCTGACCGTGTTCTCATCGGAGGGCGAGAGACACCTGAAGGTTTCAAAGCTGTTCAGACGCTTAAGGAAGTGTATGCAAACTGGGTTCCTGAGGGCCAGATCATCACGACCAATCTCTGGTCCGCCGAGCTTTCAAAGCTAGCTGCAAACGCTTTCTTGGCTCAGAGGATTTCATCAGTCAACGCCATGTCGGCTCTGTGTGAATCCACCGGAGCTGATGTCACTCAAGTGGCCTACGCTGTCGGTACTGATTCGAGAATCGGTCCCAAGTTCTTGAACGCTAGTGTTGGATTCGGAGGCTCTTGTTTCCAGAAGGACATTCTCAATCTGGTCTACATCTGTCAGTGCAACGGACTTCCAGAAGTTGCTGAGTACTGGAAACAAGTGATCAAGATCAACGATTACCAGAAGAACCGATTCGTGAACAGAATCGTCTCCTCTATGTTCAACACAGTCTCCAACAAGAAGGTTGCTATCCTCGGATTTGCGTTCAAGAAAGACACGGGTGACACGAGGGAGACACCAGCCATTGACGTGTGCAAAGGTTTGTTGGGAGACAAAGCGCAGATCAGCATCTATGATCCTCAAGTCACTGAAGAGCAGATTCAGAGAGACCTTTCGATGAAAAAGTTCGACTGGGACCATCCGCTACACTTGCAGCCGATGAGCCCGACCACGGTGAAACAAGTGAGTGTGAAATGGGACGCGTATGAAGCTACTAAAGACGCGCATGCGGTTTGCGTTTTGACTGAGTGGGATGAGTTCAAGTCTTTGGACTACCAGAAGATCTTTGACAACATGCAGAAACCAGCTTTTATCTTCGATGGAAGAAACGTTCTGAATGTGGACAAGTTGAGAGAGATTGGTTTCATCGTTTACTCCATTGGTAAGCCACTTGATGCATGGGTTAAGGACATGCCTGCTTTTGTCTGA